One window from the genome of Chionomys nivalis chromosome 14, mChiNiv1.1, whole genome shotgun sequence encodes:
- the Nrep gene encoding neuronal regeneration-related protein, which yields MVYYPELLVWVSQEPFPYKEMEGSLTKGRLPVPKEVNRKKTEEISAASLAPPGSHELCSPNISYLYSF from the exons ATG GTTTACTACCCGGAACTCTTGGTCTGGGTCAGCCAAGAACCATTTCCATACAAGGAAATGGAGGGAAGTCTTACTAAG GGGAGACTTCCCGTGCCAAAGGAAGTGAACCGCAAGAAGACAGAGGAGATTAGCGCTGCCTCCCTCGCTCCACCAGGCAGCCATGAACTCTGCTCCCCAAATATCAGTTACCTCTACTCTTTTTAA